In one Nicotiana sylvestris chromosome 8, ASM39365v2, whole genome shotgun sequence genomic region, the following are encoded:
- the LOC138874970 gene encoding uncharacterized mitochondrial protein AtMg00240-like — translation MTPATSLDKDEEGTVDESKYRGMIGFLLYLTASRPDIMFSVCRCVRFQSAPKESHLTAVKQIIRYLIETTSHGLWYSRLNNFKLEGFLVVDLARDKDKRKSKVKHVNYNSSPAIVRNRDQSHYLQLKLNTLLSDNVVLNYSG, via the coding sequence ATGACTCCAGCCACATCCCTTGACAAAGATGAGGAAGGAACGGTGGATGAATCAAAATATCGTGGAATGATCGGATTTCTACTTTATTTAACTGCTAGTCGACCTGACATAATGTTTAGTGTGTGTAGATGTGTCAGGTTCCAATCAGCTCCTAAAGAGTCTCACTTAACTGCAGTCAAACAAATTATCAGATATCTCATTGAGACTACATCACATGGATTATGGTATTCACGTCTTAACAACTTTAAGCTTGAAGGTTTTTTAGTTGTAGATCTTGCAAGAGataaagataaaaggaaaagcaAAGTGAAACATGTCAATTATAACTCATCTCCTGCAATAGTAAGAAATAGGGATCAGTCGCATTATCTACAACTGAAGCTGAATACATTGCTATCGGataatgttgtgctcaactactCTGGATAA